The following are encoded in a window of Perca fluviatilis chromosome 21, GENO_Pfluv_1.0, whole genome shotgun sequence genomic DNA:
- the LOC120551653 gene encoding uncharacterized protein LOC120551653 produces the protein MFSDHTDSPQGLEGPPAAALSIQPSPGPATSQQLDSNRTQVHYLSEVAVSDTGTVIPQQIVRPKHTNHATQFADPQLHHHDDHHAYRHYPGPGLGSQSTPPPPVLSPYINHAKPKALQPPSFNVVAGARHQTNGSDYSLPAITSLIDAPAHRTAVQTMMGAAASPQASIHWPPTPLPPCSFHQPTLPERQTGLQPSMNHQAAPYLSTQDMKPSPQGYTGYSLSTPPTQVPMLRFQTPQSMNTMTNPPSVGLFPQKFTAPAPVRYPQEPREATPMHQPATRTLGPNTNMSRPLNVANTAFSHTVPLQAPNPGNLPTPHHQTIMYPDDHLHTMLPPQSSIQPTHLYPAGDPCGGQHASAFPTFKRLEPMVTGATMGMLQGPPVEDEKVSNEEDPPLVGPRNEGGVEVNGMKCRALIDSGSQVTSITHRYWRSHPTLKQQKLQPSKIPIEGAGGQRVPHYGVLRIQLKALGKEFKDSLPPKPSFGQQFLHRIKGSHPEWYAALQEVETTEQSETEDMVGPAVYTGRKIRIPAGKEMDLLCNITVGPQRKTYTALIEGHPSLQLPQNLLVAKVLVDVKRGSAPVRVMNLSQRTFTIKPHTHLANAFLVDSVVEFPDKQKEGGDSEEDNKTCLSCGQVVAGWGVDLSGAAVENEQQRSLLQELVEKNASVFSQHPMDYGHTKTVQHEIPLVDSKPFRLPYRKIPPSQWQDVRRLLKEMETEGVIRPSRSPYASPVVIVTKKDGSLRLCIDYRKLNSCSTRDAFPLPRIEEALEALGQAKYFSTLDLTSGYWQVEVVEHDRHKTAFSTPMGLFEANRMPFGLQNAPSTFQRLMTCCFGDLNFTHLLIYLDDLIIFSKSFDEHLQRLQMVFDRLQEHGLKLKPSKCQLVRKEVQYLGHLVSAEGIRTDPEKISRVKDWPRPTNRKEVLQFLGFVGYYRRYVLGYSTLAAPLYRLTTGDPRRKKRGGKKSAAADPPFLWTSECELAFQTLKESLMTAPVLGYPDYSIPFVLQTDASGGGLGAVLAQVQDGAERVIAYASRSLSPAETRYPAHKLEFLALKWAVTDKFYDHLYGRKFSVQTDNNPLKYVMTSAKLDATGQRWVSRLSAFDFDIQYKRGQSNSNADALSRLSYQEVTQVLQSCPQRLRVRGPQHMEAQTAPGPELPPGENVAVPEGPDLCPALEYSEPYRDVGTESLPAMTKQEIRVGQKEDPVIGPVLHFRSRNQKPSRSERVGGGREVGLLLKEWRRLVIRDGIMYRSIQDHERGAVEQLVLPERLRTSVKTALHDDSGHLGFERTLQMTKERFYWPRMFQEIKAWCEQCERCCLRKTPTAGLRAPLVSIHSSAPMELICVDFLTLEKSKGGIENVLIVTDHFSRYAQAYPTKDQKAKTVAKVLWRNFFCRFGFPAKLHADQGRNFESAIVKELCKCTGITKTHTTPYHPQGNGTTERFNRTLLNMLGTLEPHLKIRWHEYVDAMTHAYNCTRHDSTGYTPYYLMFGRHPRLPVDLIFGLPTDNELREYSDYVQTLHDCLSKAYAQANQMSRHAKEQQKKYYDLKAGSQVFCPGDRVLVKVCHVEGRQKLRDKWESRPYIVVKKQPNIPVYVVRQEDGETEKVIHRNLLTQCMFLPVEHFGETVRKDPEADTDVRDADSESETAEDNMGSNVDRVLPGTSDRQDERTSTEDMDMEMREMSREEENENDGGNNFPQCPSSPRRNPPRNRRPPRKLSCESQVMKTESDQEKIERGRQLWQRIKTKRTAGPK, from the exons ATGTTTAGTGACCACACAGACTCTCCACAAGGGCTGGAAGGACCCCCTGCAGCTGCCTTGAGCATTCAACCCTCCCCTGGGCCTGCAACAAGCCAACAACTGGACTCAAATAGAACCCAAGTCCATTATCTGAGTGAGGTGGCGGTGTCAGACACGGGCACAGTGATTCCACAGCAAATAGTGAGACCCAAACATACAAACCATGCCACCCAGTTTGCTGACCCACAACTGCACCACCACGATGATCACCATGCCTATAGGCATTACCCAGGACCTGGACTAGGCTCCCAGTCCACCCCACCGCCCCCAGTACTCTCACCTTACATTAATCATGCCAAGCCAAAAGCCTTGCAGCCTCCCAGTTTTAATGTTGTCGCAGGTGCAAGACACCAGACAAACGGATCAGATTACAGCTTGCCAGCTATCACTTCCCTAATTGATGCTCCTGCGCACCGGACAGCAGTGCAGACTATGATGGGTGCTGCTGCCTCACCCCAAGCTAGTATCCACTGGCCCCCAACCCCACTGCCCCCTTGTAGCTTCCACCAACCCACCTTACCGGAAAGGCAAACTGGGCTGCAGCCCTCCATGAACCATCAAGCTGCCCCCTATCTCTCAACACAGGACATGAAGCCTAGTCCCCAAGGTTACACTGGCTATTCACTGTCTACCCCCCCGACCCAGGTCCCCATGCTAAGGTTTCAAACACCACAATCCATGAACACTATGACTAACCCCCCTTCTGTTGGACTGTTCCCCCAGAAGTTTACAGCACCAGCCCCTGTTCGCTACCCCCAAGAGCCTAGAGAAGCAACCCCCATGCACCAACCGGCCACCAGAACATTGGGCCCCAACACAAACATGTCTAGGCCCCTGAATGTGGCAAATACAGCTTTTAGCCACACAGTCCCTCTGCAAGCCCCCAACCCAGGGAATTTACCTACACCACACCACCAAACCATCATGTATCCTGATGACCACTTGCATACCATGCTTCCACCTCAATCCTCCATTCAGCCCACGCACTTGTACCCAGCCGGTGACCCCTGTGGAGGGCAGCACGCTTCAGCCTTCCCAACATTTAAACGCCTAGAGCCCATGGTAACCGGGGCAACCATGGGCATGCTGCAAGGTCCCCCAGTGGAGGATGAAAAGGTCAGCAATGAAGAGGACCCTCCCTTAGTGGGTCCCAGGAACGAGGGGGGGGTGGAAGTCAACGGAATGAAGTGCAGGGCGCTCATTGACTCTGGCTCTCAAGTAACCAGTATTACCCATAGATACTGGCGGAGCCACCCCACCCTTAAACAGCAAAAGCTACAGCCCTCCAAAATACCCATAGAGGGCGCTGGAGGTCAGAGGGTACCCCACTATGGTGTCCTTCGCATCCAACTGAAAGCGCTGGGAAAAGAGTTCAAGGAT AGCCTACCTCCAAAGCCGTCCTTTGGCCAGCAGTTTCTCCATCGGATCAAAGGGAGCCATCCAGAATGGTATGCAGCTCTACAGGAGGTGGAAACCACTGAACAAAGTGAAACAGAGGACATGGTGGGCCCTGCTGTGTATACTGGCCGTAAAATTCGCATCCCCGCAGGAAAGGAAATGGACTTACTGTGTAACATTACCGTCGGCCCACAGAGAAAGACTTATACAGCCTTGATTGAAGGTCACCCCTCCCTACAACTCCCTCAAAACCTCTTGGTTGCCAAAGTTCTTGTTGATGTTAAGAGAGGTTCGGCCCCTGTCAGAGTGATGAACCTGTCCCAGCGTACTTTTACCatcaagccacacacacacctggccaaTGCTTTCCTCGTGGACAGTGTTGTGGAGTTCCCTGACAAACAGAAGGAGGGAGGTGATAGTGAAGAGGACAACAAGACATGCCTGAGCTGTGGTCAAGTGGTGGCAGGCTGGGGTGTGGACCTTAGTGGAGCAGCGGTGGAAAATGAGCAACAACGCTCTCTCCTTCAAGAGCTTGTGGAAAAGAATGCAAGCGTTTTCTCACAGCATCCAATGGACTATGGCCACACCAAAACAGTGCAGCATGAAATCCCTCTGGTGGACTCAAAGCCATTTCGGCTCCCATATCGCAAGATCCCCCCCTCTCAGTGGCAGGATGTCAGAAGGTTGCTAAAGGAAATGGAGACGGAGGGAGTTATCCGGCCTAGCAGGAGCCCATATGCGTCACCTGTAGTGATCGTGACCAAGAAGGATGGGTCATTAAGGCTATGCATTGACTATAGAAAGCTCAACTCCTGCAGCACAAGAGACGCTTTCCCTCTGCCTAGGATAGAAGAGGCACTGGAAGCTCTGGGACAAGCAAAGTACTTCTCCACTCTCGACCTCACATCTGGTTACTGGCAGGTGGAAGTGGTGGAGCATGACAGACACAAGACGGCATTCAGCACTCCCATGGGACTGTTTGAAGCTAACAGAATGCCATTCGGGCTGCAGAATGCTCCATCCACTTTTCAGAGACTCATGACCTGCTGCTTTGGCGATCTCAACTTTACCCACCTCCTGATCTATCTGGATGACCTCATTATCTTCTCGAAATCATTTGATGAGCATCTACAGCGGCTACAGATGGTGTTTGATCGGCTCCAGGAGCATGGTTTGAAGTTGAAGCCCTCAAAGTGCCAGCTTGTGAGAAAGGAGGTGCAGTATTTGGGTCACTTGGTGTCTGCTGAAGGAATTAGGACAGACCCAGAGAAGATCAGCAGAGTTAAGGACTGGCCAAGGCCCACAAATCGTAAAGAAGTGCTGCAGTTCTTGGGATTTGTTGGGTACTACAGGCGATATGTGCTGGGATACTCCACCCTAGCTGCTCCCTTATATCGCCTCACCACTGGTGACCCcagaaggaaaaagagagggggaaagaaaaGTGCCGCTGCTGACCCGCCCTTCTTGTGGACTAGTGAGTGTGAGTTGGCATTTCAgaccctaaaagaaagcctgatGACTGCTCCTGTGCTTGGCTATCCAGATTACAGTATACCTTTTGTACTGCAGACCGACGCATCTGGAGGGGGGCTTGGTGCTGTCTTGGCACAAGTGCAGGATGGGGCTGAGAGAGTTATAGCCTATGCCAGCCGAAGCTTGAGCCCAGCAGAGACAAGATATCCTGCCCATAAACTCGAGTTCCTCGCCCTGAAGTGGGCTGTGACAGATAAATTCTATGATCATCTCTATGGACGCAAATTTTCTGTCCAGACAGACAACAACCCTCTCAAGTATGTGATGACTTCAGCAAAGCTGGATGCGACGGGTCAGCGGTGGGTGTCGCGCCTGTCTGCATTTGATTTCGACATCCAGTATAAGAGGGGCCAGAGCAACTCAAATGCGGATGCCCTCTCCCGCTTGTCCTACCAGGAAGTCACACAGGTCTTACAATCCTGTCCTCAGCGGCTGAGGGTACGTGGCCCACAGCATATGGAGGCACAGACCGCTCCAGGGCCAGAACTCCCTCCGGGTGAGAACGTGGCTGTCCCCGAGGGTCCAGACCTTTGTCCGGCCCTGGAGTATAGTGAACCTTATAGGGATGTAGGGACTGAGTCACTCCCTGCCATGACGAAACAGGAGATTCGTGTGGGTCAAAAGGAAGATCCGGTGATTGGTCCAGTCTTGCACTTTAGGAGCCGGAACCAGAAACCAAGCCGCAGTGAAAGGGTCGGAGGTGGAAGGGAAGTGGGCCTTCTCTTAAAGGAGTGGAGGAGGTTAGTGATAAGAGATGGTATCATGTATCGTAGCATTCAAGACCATGAGAGAGGGGCAGTGGAGCAGCTAGTACTGCCGGAGAGGCTACGCACGTCAGTCAAAACTGCTCTCCATGATGACTCAGGGCACTTGGGATTTGAGAGGACATTGCAGATGACTAAGGAGAGATTTTACTGGCCAAGAATGTTCCAGGAAATCAAAGCTTGGTGTGAGCAGTGTGAAAGGTGCTGCCTCAGAAAGACTCCTACTGCAGGCCTCAGGGCTCCTCTGGTAAGCATCCACAGCAGCGCACCCATGGAGCTTATATGTGTGGACTTTTTGACCCTGGAAAAATCCAAAGGGGGTATAGAAAATGTGCTCATTGTTACCGACCACTTTTCTCGCTATGCACAGGCCTACCCCACAAAGGACCAAAAAGCCAAGACAGTTGCCAAGGTGCTGTGGAGGAATTTCTTCTGCCGGTTTGGTTTCCCTGCCAAATTGCACGCAGATCAAGGGCGCAATTTTGAAAGTGCTATTGTAAAGGAGTTGTGTAAGTGCACTGGCATCACTAAGACCCACACCACCCCATACCACCCCCAGGGAAATGGGACCACTGAGAGGTTCAACAGGACATTGTTGAACATGCTGGGGACACTAGAGCCGCACTTGAAGATCCGCTGGCATGAGTATGTGGATGCCATGACACATGCATACAACTGCACACGCCATGATTCGACTGGATACACACCATACTATCTAATGTTTGGTAGACACCCCAGGCTTCCTGTGGACCTGATTTTTGGGCTCCCTACAGATAATGAGTTACGGGAATACAGTGATTATGTCCAGACTCTGCATGACTGTCTGTCTAAGGCCTATGCTCAGGCCAACCAGATGTCTCGACACGCTAAGGAACAGCAGAAAAAGTACTATGACCTAAAAGCAGGGAGTCAAGTTTTCTGCCCAGGGGATAGAGTCCTAGTCAAAGTCTGTCATGTCGAGGGACGGCAGAAGTTAAGAGATAAATGGGAGTCCCGTCCATACATTGTGGTGAAAAAGCAACCTAACATCCCGGTGTATGTGGTACGACAGGAGGATGGAGAAACAGAAAAAGTGATCCACCGCAACCTCCTTACACAATGCATGTTTCTCCCAGTGGAGCATTTTGGTGAAACAGTCAGAAAGGATCCTGAGGCGGATACAGATGTAAGAGATGCAGACTCGGAGTCAGAAACGGCAGAGGACAATATGGGGAGCAATGTCGACAGAGTTCTACCTGGAacatcagacagacaggacGAGCGCACAAGCACAGAGGATATGGATATGGAGATGAGGGAAATGAGTAGGGAGGAGGAAAATGAGAATGACGGTGGCAACAACTTTCCTCAATGTCccagttctcctaggagaaacCCACCACGGAATCGACGTCCCCCAAGGAAACTGTCTTGTGAGTCACAAGTCATGAAGACAGAAAGTGATCAGGAGAAAATAGAGAGAGGGCGGCAGCTGTGGCAAAGGATCAAAACAAAGAGAACAGCTGGACCCAAGTGA